The Zingiber officinale cultivar Zhangliang chromosome 2A, Zo_v1.1, whole genome shotgun sequence genomic sequence ATTCCGACGGCGACACGTGGCGATTTCAGCGAAAGACGGCGGCGTTGGAGTTCACCACGCGCACCCTTCGCCACGCCATGTCCCGCTGGGTCTCCCGCTCCATCCACAAACGCCTCCTCCCCATGCTCCGGGAAGCGGCCTCGGCCcctgccgccgccgccgtcgaTCTCCAGGATCTCCTCCTCCGCCTCACCTTCGACAACATCTGCGGCCTCACCTTCGGCAGGGACCCAGAGACGCTCTCCCAGGGTCTCCCGGAGAACGCCTTCGCCACCGCTTTTGACCGCGCCACCGAGGCCACCCTCAACCGCTTCATCCTCCCGGAGTCACTCTGGCGCTTCAAGAAGCGCCTCCGGATCGGCATGGAAGACACCCTCTCCCGCAGCGTCGACCACGTAGATCGCTACCTCTCCGCCGTCATCAAGGCGCGCGAGCTCGAGCTCCGTAACACTGACACGGCCACCGGCCCCGGCGGCCGCCACGTGCACGACGACCTCCTCTCCCGCTTCATGAAGAAGGGAGACTACTCCGACGACTTCCTCCGGCAGGTGGCTCTCAACTTCATCCTGGCCGGGCGGGACACGTCGTCCGTAGCGCTCTCCTGGTTCTTCTGGCTCGTGTCCACCCACCCCGCCGTCGAGCGTCGCATCCTCCTCGAGCTCGCCACCGTCCTCCACGCGTCCCGCGGCCACAACACGGCCGCGTGGCTCGACACTCCGCTCTCCTTCGAGGAGGTCGACGCGCTGGTCTACCTCAAGGCGGCGCTGTCGGAGACGCTCCGTCTGTACCCCTCGGTACCGGAGGACTCAAAGCACGTGTTGGCCGACGACGTGCTCCCGGACGGTACATTCGTGCCCGCCGGCTCCTCCGTGACCTACTCCATCTACTCGGTGGGACGGATTAAGTCCATGTGGGGGGAGGACTGCCTCGAGTTTCGCCCGGACAGGTGGCTGTCGGCCGACGGTCAGCGGTTCGAGCCGCAGGACGCCTTCCGTTTCGTGGCATTCAACGCCGGGCCAAGGATCTGCCTCGGGAAGGACCTCGCCTACCTCCAAATGAAGTCCATCGCCTCCGCCGTGCTTCTACGCCACCGCCTGCGCGTCGCCGACGGCCATCGCATCGAGCAGAAGATGTCCCTAACGCTGTTCATGAAGTACGGGCTCAAGGTGACGGTGGAGAACCGTTGTGTGGACCAAATTGCCGACGAAATCAAAGCGAAGGCCGCTCGGGTGGTCGGCGGCGAGCCCGATCGCCGAAATTGAAGGCGAGCAGAACAATCAATAATTCAAATCGCAGtgctaataattttattatttaagacGTGCAGCTACAGCGTGCGGGGCCGTAGTGCCACTTGTCACACCCAAATTACATAGcaacgaaaaagtcaacaagtaATTAAAGTTGGTCAAGTAATTTGTATAGATCAGATTAAATAAATTGCTTTGGAAATTAATATCATACacgaatttttaaacttaattaaaccgATTAACGGGTCGATCGATATATACGAAATTAATTCTGCTATTTATTTTAGATCGCAGAGTTAATGGCCGGGCCATTTCCAGTTGCCAAAGTAGGTGGACATGGATAATTGGAGTGGGATCCACCTGAAATTATGCAGCGGACTTTACCCCAACAGCCAGAGCAGCGGCATGAGATCTTATGTGTCAAAAGAATAAATCTCCTATGTTACATAGAGCCTTCATGGATCCATACTTATACGAATGTTTACtttaatagattttaaaatatgtaaaatatttattaggtgtttgattttttttttccttataaaGAATCAttagcttatatatatatatatatatatatatatatatatatatatatatatatatatatatatatatatatatatatatatatatatatatatatatatatatatatatatatataattcccaAAGCCAAccttataaataaaatttttaaaaaatattttaattattttttttaattcaaaaaataaaaaaaaattaaaaccagtGATATCTTGCGCGCGCGCACAATCGCGCACTGTGCAACCGCGCAGGatatcaaatttatatatatataattaatagatTTATATTACAGACTGTGATTCGATTGTGAGAGATAGATCGACTCTCTTTAACTAATAAGAGTTCAAAtcttatttataatatattatatcaGGGAGTTTGGAAAATTTATGATGTTGAGCTATTCATTAGAATTCATTTGTAtttcttgatttattttgatggtcGTTAGAAACCTTTTATAGGACAGAGTCGGTCATCTTGGGACTAATCAGATCGTAAGAGCCGGATATCtgaattactttaaaaaaatggTAAATGCATATTGGGATTCCCCATGCACCCATTCGAACCCCAAGAGAGTAGAAGAAATTCGCCTTTCGCATTTGAACCACTAGGACCGCTGGGACATTGTGTGGATTGTCGCTTGTGCTTCCAGATGTTCCTTAGTGACCGGTGGAAAATTTCCGTAGGGCCTGGCTAGTCACCTCTAGGATTAGTCAGATCGTAAGACTTGAATATCtagattatattttaaaaatatatataattggcATGTTGGCAGTCGAGCAAGGAGTCGCCCATGCTTCCGAATTTGTGTTGTGACCAGTCTGTGGGGTTGGGTCATTCACCTCTAGGATACAAGTTGTATCGAAGATCCAAATACTTGgattatatataaaaaagaagGGATATAATTAGGCGCCCTTAGACCATGGTGTGATAGAAAGAGGTAGAAAGGGTTCACATGCAATGAGGATTTGAATCTCTCACAAGGCATATCATACGCTTGCGGTATTTAAACCACTCGTGATGTTAGGCTGTCCA encodes the following:
- the LOC122042440 gene encoding cytochrome P450 86A22-like, which gives rise to MEVVVVVVVAAVCVAAYVVWFSKLAARLSGPRVWPVVGSLPGLIQHSERMHEWIADNLRACGGTYQTCICAVPGLARRQGLVTVTCDPRNLEHVLKTRFDNYPKGPTYHAVFLDLLGDGIFNSDGDTWRFQRKTAALEFTTRTLRHAMSRWVSRSIHKRLLPMLREAASAPAAAAVDLQDLLLRLTFDNICGLTFGRDPETLSQGLPENAFATAFDRATEATLNRFILPESLWRFKKRLRIGMEDTLSRSVDHVDRYLSAVIKARELELRNTDTATGPGGRHVHDDLLSRFMKKGDYSDDFLRQVALNFILAGRDTSSVALSWFFWLVSTHPAVERRILLELATVLHASRGHNTAAWLDTPLSFEEVDALVYLKAALSETLRLYPSVPEDSKHVLADDVLPDGTFVPAGSSVTYSIYSVGRIKSMWGEDCLEFRPDRWLSADGQRFEPQDAFRFVAFNAGPRICLGKDLAYLQMKSIASAVLLRHRLRVADGHRIEQKMSLTLFMKYGLKVTVENRCVDQIADEIKAKAARVVGGEPDRRN